A genome region from Nocardia sp. NBC_00565 includes the following:
- a CDS encoding type II toxin-antitoxin system PemK/MazF family toxin, translating to MAGTWNAIGKQLGIIAKEQGPKIVKQQGPKLVGKLQRSSIVERAVGSLAARKAPAVPIRPVASPPVPTAERARQIVYSPQLDGRADPGEIVWTWVPYEEDPNNGKDRPVLVVGRDRRTLLGLMLSSNPERARDRDWVGIGSGSWDHEGRPSWVRLDRVLDVPEDGIRREGAILARKTFDLVAHRLCAEYAWH from the coding sequence ATGGCCGGAACTTGGAACGCGATCGGCAAGCAACTCGGCATCATTGCCAAAGAGCAGGGTCCCAAGATCGTCAAGCAGCAGGGGCCCAAGCTGGTGGGCAAACTGCAACGCTCCTCGATCGTCGAGCGAGCGGTCGGTTCGTTGGCGGCGCGTAAGGCGCCCGCCGTGCCGATTCGTCCGGTCGCGTCGCCCCCGGTGCCGACCGCCGAGCGGGCCCGGCAGATCGTCTACTCCCCGCAGCTGGACGGTCGCGCCGATCCCGGTGAGATCGTGTGGACCTGGGTGCCGTACGAGGAGGATCCGAACAATGGCAAGGATCGCCCGGTGCTGGTGGTCGGACGGGACCGCAGGACGCTGCTCGGCCTGATGCTGTCGTCGAATCCGGAGCGGGCGCGCGATCGCGACTGGGTCGGAATCGGCAGCGGCAGTTGGGATCACGAGGGTCGGCCGAGCTGGGTCCGGCTCGATCGGGTACTCGATGTTCCCGAGGACGGCATCCGCCGTGAGGGCGCGATCCTGGCGCGCAAGACCTTCGACCTGGTCGCGCACCGCCTATGC
- a CDS encoding DUF6304 family protein produces the protein MQPQVFPGTYADEHGREQIVWRIGPSRHWGPDRFDVRTVIRGVPVAGPDFDALEPHENAAAVRAGLYIDAWDTIDRCVFTGALPCTVEVSGEWRLGALNFELNLPLGGSGESLQLAVEVDGVTYHTAGHGYFEDAMHVLEQRLPEGVRLVSCVTCLFSDYSPHGHGLTGMWCHRDAKDAYLAVRSKDDYFEVPVTEQVLETYRCPDYQRRIPGTGYRG, from the coding sequence ATGCAGCCGCAAGTGTTCCCGGGGACGTATGCGGACGAACACGGTCGCGAGCAGATCGTGTGGCGGATCGGGCCGTCGCGGCATTGGGGCCCGGACCGCTTCGACGTCCGTACGGTGATTCGCGGCGTGCCGGTGGCGGGTCCGGACTTCGACGCACTCGAGCCGCACGAGAACGCCGCGGCGGTGCGGGCCGGCCTGTATATCGACGCGTGGGACACCATCGACCGCTGTGTATTCACGGGTGCGCTGCCGTGCACGGTGGAGGTCAGCGGCGAATGGCGGCTCGGCGCGTTGAATTTCGAGCTGAATCTGCCCCTGGGCGGATCGGGCGAGTCACTCCAACTCGCCGTAGAGGTGGACGGCGTCACCTACCACACCGCGGGCCACGGCTATTTCGAAGACGCTATGCATGTGCTCGAGCAGCGACTGCCCGAAGGTGTTCGTCTGGTCTCCTGCGTGACGTGCCTATTCTCCGACTACTCGCCCCACGGTCACGGCCTCACCGGCATGTGGTGCCATCGCGACGCCAAGGACGCCTACCTCGCTGTCCGCTCGAAGGACGACTATTTCGAGGTCCCGGTGACCGAACAGGTGCTCGAGACCTACCGCTGCCCCGACTACCAGCGCCGCATCCCCGGCACCGGATATCGCGGGTGA
- the lepA gene encoding translation elongation factor 4 — MRSGVPASFADTTFTDPARIRNFCIIAHIDHGKSTLADRMLQLTGVVEERAMRAQYLDRMDIERERGITIKAQNVRLPWQVDGTDYVLHLIDTPGHVDFTYEVSRALEACEGAVLLVDAAQGIEAQTLANLYLALDKDLTIIPVLNKIDLPAADPDRYASEIAHIIGCEPDDVLRVSGKTGVGVPELLNKVIETVPAPVGDPDAPARAMIFDSVYDTYRGVVTYVRVVDGKIVPREKIKMMSTGATHELLEVGIVSPEPKPTQGLGVGEVGYLITGVKDVRQSKVGDTVTFARGGATEPLTGYREPRPMVYSGLYPVDGSDYPDLRDALDKLQLNDAALTYEPETSVALGFGFRCGFLGLLHMEITRERLQREFDLDLISTAPNVVYTVEMEDGSEHVVTNPSYWPEGKVRHVFEPVVKCTVISPSEFIGSIMELCQGRRGELGGMDYLSETRVELRYTMPMAEIIFDFFDSLKSRTRGYASLDYEESGVQESHLVKVDILLQGEAVDAFSAIVHRDAAQAYGNKMTTKLRELIPRQQFEVPIQAAIGSKIIARENIRAIRKDVLAKCYGGDISRKRKLLEKQKEGKKRMKTIGRVEVPQEAFVAALSSDAASDKPKGQK; from the coding sequence ATGAGGAGTGGAGTGCCCGCCAGCTTCGCCGACACGACGTTCACCGATCCTGCCCGGATCCGGAACTTCTGCATCATCGCGCACATCGACCACGGTAAGTCGACGCTGGCCGACCGCATGCTGCAACTGACCGGAGTGGTCGAGGAGCGGGCGATGCGCGCCCAGTACCTGGACCGGATGGATATCGAGCGCGAGCGCGGCATCACCATCAAGGCCCAGAACGTGCGGCTGCCCTGGCAGGTCGACGGCACCGACTACGTGCTGCACCTCATCGATACGCCCGGTCACGTCGACTTCACCTACGAGGTGTCGCGCGCGCTCGAGGCGTGTGAGGGTGCGGTGCTGCTGGTCGACGCGGCGCAGGGTATCGAGGCGCAGACGCTGGCGAATCTGTATCTGGCGCTGGACAAGGATCTGACGATCATCCCGGTGCTCAACAAGATCGATCTGCCTGCCGCGGATCCGGATCGCTACGCGAGCGAGATCGCGCACATCATCGGCTGCGAACCCGATGATGTGCTGCGGGTCTCCGGGAAGACCGGCGTCGGTGTGCCGGAACTGCTGAACAAGGTCATCGAAACGGTGCCCGCGCCGGTCGGCGATCCGGACGCGCCCGCCCGCGCCATGATCTTCGACTCGGTCTACGACACCTATCGCGGCGTGGTCACCTACGTCCGGGTGGTGGACGGCAAGATCGTTCCGCGCGAGAAGATCAAGATGATGTCCACCGGCGCGACGCACGAACTGCTCGAGGTCGGCATCGTCTCCCCGGAACCCAAGCCCACCCAGGGCCTCGGTGTCGGCGAGGTCGGGTACCTGATCACCGGCGTCAAGGATGTGCGCCAGTCGAAGGTCGGCGATACCGTGACCTTCGCGCGCGGCGGCGCGACCGAACCGCTCACCGGCTACCGCGAGCCGCGTCCGATGGTGTACTCCGGCCTGTACCCGGTCGACGGCTCGGACTATCCGGATCTGCGCGACGCGCTGGACAAGCTGCAGCTCAACGACGCCGCACTGACCTACGAACCGGAGACGTCCGTGGCGCTCGGCTTCGGTTTCCGTTGCGGCTTCCTCGGTCTGCTGCATATGGAGATCACCCGCGAGCGGCTGCAGCGTGAATTCGACCTGGACCTGATCTCCACCGCGCCCAATGTGGTCTACACCGTAGAGATGGAGGACGGCAGCGAGCATGTCGTCACCAACCCCTCGTATTGGCCCGAGGGCAAGGTGCGCCACGTATTCGAGCCGGTGGTGAAGTGCACTGTCATCTCGCCGAGCGAATTCATCGGCTCGATCATGGAGCTGTGCCAGGGTCGGCGCGGCGAACTCGGCGGCATGGACTACCTGTCCGAGACCCGCGTCGAACTGCGCTACACCATGCCGATGGCCGAGATCATCTTCGATTTCTTCGACTCGCTGAAGTCGCGCACCCGCGGCTACGCCAGCCTCGATTACGAGGAGTCGGGCGTGCAGGAATCGCACCTGGTCAAGGTCGACATCCTGCTGCAGGGTGAGGCCGTGGACGCGTTCAGCGCGATCGTGCATCGCGACGCCGCCCAGGCATACGGCAACAAGATGACCACCAAGCTGCGCGAGCTGATCCCGCGCCAGCAGTTCGAGGTGCCCATCCAGGCCGCCATCGGCTCGAAAATCATTGCCCGCGAGAACATCCGCGCCATCCGCAAGGACGTGCTCGCCAAGTGCTACGGCGGCGACATCAGCCGCAAGCGCAAACTGCTCGAGAAGCAGAAGGAGGGCAAGAAGCGCATGAAGACCATTGGCCGCGTAGAGGTCCCCCAGGAAGCCTTCGTCGCCGCGCTGTCCTCCGATGCCGCCTCGGACAAGCCGAAGGGCCAGAAGTAG
- a CDS encoding sensor histidine kinase, with protein sequence MTFGRDRTKVSLSLRTRVALVSGVVAALVAVVLGVAYFALLATASSRQLDQTVSTMAVRVARPADVAPAQPLPGPHLYITSTGPVPDPAAALPPLPALPPLPALPLPGLPLPDIPPHVVQIADNAIAPVAGAPGLAVVLRPDRDAVDSAIHRSQLIGLAVAVGGVLLATALGWFLAGYAARPLRKLATATHGIDTLEKLPPLSGRGVREAEDLSDAITRMLSRLETAHGETSRALAGARDFAAVCAHELRTPLTAMRTDLEVLATKDLPAEQQRVVLDDVLLAERQIENTLTDLEQLAVGELTESDTFEPFELCETLDRAVQDARRRHPEVHIDLTECTPATVTGLPGGLKLIVTNAVANAVQHGHASTVTVAARHYVPSSGDPSTAAAHTDPSTADQKTFARNTPDPTTSIEILIDDNGTGIPAPLRPQAFDRFVKGPGSPGSGLGLALVRQQAELHSGTAELIPRPDGGTRLRVCIATRTG encoded by the coding sequence ATGACTTTCGGGCGCGACCGAACCAAGGTGTCGTTATCGCTGCGGACCCGGGTGGCGCTGGTGTCGGGCGTGGTCGCCGCACTCGTCGCGGTCGTGCTCGGCGTCGCGTATTTCGCATTGCTCGCCACCGCGAGCTCGCGCCAGCTGGATCAGACCGTGTCGACGATGGCCGTGCGGGTCGCGCGGCCCGCGGATGTCGCACCGGCACAGCCGCTTCCGGGTCCGCACCTTTACATCACGTCGACCGGACCGGTTCCGGATCCCGCTGCGGCGCTACCACCACTTCCGGCGCTACCACCACTTCCGGCGCTACCACTGCCGGGACTGCCACTACCGGACATCCCGCCGCACGTGGTGCAGATCGCCGACAATGCGATTGCGCCGGTCGCGGGCGCGCCCGGCCTGGCCGTGGTGCTGCGTCCGGACCGCGACGCCGTGGACTCGGCAATCCACCGCAGTCAGCTGATCGGCCTGGCGGTCGCGGTCGGCGGTGTGCTGCTGGCCACCGCACTCGGCTGGTTCCTGGCCGGCTATGCCGCCCGCCCGTTGCGCAAACTGGCCACCGCCACCCATGGCATCGACACCTTGGAAAAACTGCCGCCACTGTCCGGCCGCGGCGTCCGCGAGGCCGAAGACCTCTCCGACGCCATCACGCGCATGTTGTCCCGGCTGGAGACAGCGCACGGCGAAACCTCCCGTGCGCTGGCCGGTGCTCGCGACTTCGCCGCGGTCTGCGCCCACGAACTACGCACCCCGCTCACCGCGATGCGCACCGATCTAGAAGTGCTGGCCACCAAGGATTTACCCGCCGAGCAGCAGCGCGTCGTACTCGACGATGTCCTGCTCGCCGAACGCCAGATCGAGAACACCCTGACCGACCTGGAACAACTGGCCGTCGGCGAACTCACCGAATCCGACACCTTCGAACCCTTCGAACTCTGCGAAACACTGGACCGCGCAGTACAAGACGCCCGCCGCAGACATCCCGAGGTTCACATCGATCTCACCGAATGCACTCCGGCCACGGTGACCGGTCTACCCGGCGGCCTGAAACTCATCGTCACGAACGCCGTCGCCAACGCGGTCCAACACGGTCACGCGAGCACCGTCACCGTCGCGGCCCGGCACTACGTCCCATCCTCGGGCGATCCGAGCACCGCAGCCGCCCACACCGACCCGAGCACCGCCGACCAAAAGACGTTCGCCCGCAATACTCCCGACCCGACCACCAGTATCGAGATCCTCATCGACGACAACGGCACCGGCATCCCCGCTCCCCTGCGCCCCCAAGCCTTCGACCGCTTCGTCAAAGGCCCCGGCTCCCCCGGCTCCGGCCTAGGCCTCGCCCTCGTCCGCCAACAAGCCGAACTCCACTCCGGCACAGCCGAACTCATTCCACGACCAGACGGCGGTACCCGCCTGCGAGTGTGCATCGCCACGCGAACAGGCTGA
- a CDS encoding response regulator transcription factor, translating into MSPTSRGDSMGGRVAGGQRILVVDDEVRVLASLRRGLELSDFVVVTAGDGAEALSMVRNTEPDAMVLDVNMPNLDGAGVVTALRAMGNDIPICVLSARTAVSDRIAALERGADDYLTKPFDLGELVARLHALLRRRPPATQRPDELCQVGQVRIDRAGYRVHAGGQLVELTKREFEVLALLAENIGIVLSREQILSAVWGYDFSTDTNVVDVFVSYLRRKLETPGAPRVIHTVRGVGFVLREQA; encoded by the coding sequence ATGAGTCCAACATCGCGCGGCGATTCGATGGGGGGCCGGGTGGCGGGCGGGCAACGCATCTTGGTCGTGGACGACGAGGTTCGAGTTCTCGCGTCGCTGCGGCGCGGACTCGAACTCTCGGACTTCGTGGTGGTCACCGCCGGCGACGGCGCCGAGGCGCTATCGATGGTCCGCAATACCGAGCCGGACGCCATGGTGCTCGATGTGAATATGCCGAATCTCGATGGGGCGGGCGTGGTTACGGCGTTGCGCGCGATGGGTAACGACATCCCGATCTGTGTACTCAGCGCCCGCACCGCGGTCAGCGACCGCATCGCCGCCCTGGAGCGCGGCGCCGACGACTACCTGACCAAACCGTTCGACCTCGGTGAACTCGTCGCCCGGCTGCACGCCTTGCTGCGTCGTCGGCCGCCGGCCACCCAACGGCCCGATGAGCTGTGCCAGGTCGGCCAGGTGCGGATCGATCGCGCCGGATATCGGGTACACGCCGGCGGGCAGCTGGTGGAACTGACCAAACGCGAATTCGAGGTGCTGGCACTGCTGGCCGAGAACATCGGCATCGTGCTCAGCCGCGAGCAGATCCTTTCGGCGGTCTGGGGTTACGACTTCAGCACCGACACCAATGTGGTGGATGTCTTCGTCTCCTATCTGCGCCGCAAGTTGGAGACGCCGGGCGCGCCGCGGGTGATCCATACCGTGCGCGGCGTCGGCTTCGTACTGAGGGAGCAAGCGTGA